The DNA segment GAGCGGGGAACCGGCCGAGGCGTGTTCCCGCGCCTTGCTGTCGATCCCCTTGTCGTGCGCGACCTTCTCCAGGCCGTCGGGGTTCGCGGAGGCGTAGAAGCTGACGAATCCGGCGAGGACCAGGGAGGCGACCAGGCCGGTCGCCCACACCTTGCGCCGCGAGGCGGGCGCCGCCGCGGGCGAGACGGGCGGGGTGGGCGCGTCCACCAGCTCGCCGTCCACCCGCAGCCGGAGCCGCTGCCGCAGCCCGCGCGCGCCGTGCACCAGGTCCGGGCGTACGGCGATCACGGCGCCGACCGTCAGCGCGGTGATGACCGCCTCGCCGACGCCGATCAGCACATGGACGCCGATCATCGCGGTCGCGACCTTGCCGATCGAGACGTCGGTGGTGCCGCCGACCGCGTAGATCAGGGTGAAGGCGCAGGCCGCGGCCGGCACGGAGACGAGCGCGGCGACGAAGGAGGCGGCGGTCACCGAGCGGCGGCCCCGGGCAGCACGGCGAGCAGACCCCGGAAGACGGCGTACGACACCACGGTGGTGACCAGCGCCATGTCCGTGATGTTGACGCCGAGCGCGGTCAGGCCGCCGTCCGCGAACAGCACGCCCTGCATCAGCAGCACCACGGACACGCACAGCACGCCCGTATACGGGCCGACGAGTATCGCGGCGAGCGCTCCGCCCAGGAGATGGCCGCTGGTGCCGGCGGCGACCGGGAAGTTCAGCATCTGCACCGCGAAGATGAACGCGGCCACGAGACCGGCCAGCGGCGCGGTCTTCTCGTCCAGTTCCCTGCGGGCGCCGCGCAGGCTCACCGCGAGGGCGCCGGCGGCGACCACCGCGGTGACGGCGGAGGTGGGGGCGTCGATGAATCCGTCAGGTACATGCACCGTTCGATTTTAGACACTTGTTGCGAACGCTTTGCAAGTACTGGGTACTCGCCCCGGTCTCCGGGGCGCCCCGGGGGAAATGTGCGACATTGGAGAGAAGCGGATGAAAGCGGACGAAACGGCTTCCCTAGAGGTCACTCAGCGTGAAAGGGCGTTCCCATGTCTGTGATCGAGCAGTACGCGCGCGCCCATGTCGTCACGGATGACGTGGACCCGGGGGCCGTCCCGGTACGACTGCGGTACGACCCCGAGGACGACCCGCGCTCGGTCCGGATCGATCTCCCGGGCACCCATGAGTGGACCTTCTCCCGCGCCCTGCTGGAGCGCGGGCTGCGGGCACCGGCCGAGAGCGGCTCCGTACGGGTGTGGCCGTGCGGCCGGGTCCAGGCGGTCGTGGAGTTCCACTCGGACCAGGGGGTCGATGTGCTCCAGTTCGACTCCAAGGCGCTGATCCGCTTTCTGCGCCGGACCTACACGGCCGTGCCCGTGCACAACTGACCGGTCCGGTCAGCCGCCCTTCCTGAGCAGGTCCGCCACGATCGGGCCCGCCGTGTCGCCGCCGTGCCCGCCGGCCTGCACCACGCCCGCGGCCACCAGGTCGCCCCGGTAGGCGGTGAACCAGCCGTTCGGCTTCTTCTGCCCGTCGACCTCGGCGGAGCCGGTCTTCGCGCCGTAGTCCGGGCCGAGGCCGGCCATCGCCTTGGCGGCGGTGCCGTAGTCGGCCGTGAACTTCATGACCTCCTTGAGCTGCGACTGCGTCTTCGCGGACATGGTGCGCGCGGCCGTCGCCAGGGTGCGGTGGTCCACTTCGGGGGAGACCAGGTACGGCTGGCGGAAGCGGCCCGAGCGCACGGTGGCCGCGACGGAGGCCATGTTCAGCGGGTTCATGCGCACCCCACCCTGGCCGATCAGCGAGGCGCCCATCTGCGCGCCGCTCTGCACCGGGACGGAGCCGTCGAAGGAGGGCACGCCGATGGCCCAGTTGTCCATGCCGAGGCCGTAGACCTGCTGGGCCTCCTCGGTCAGATCGCTGTGGGACAGCTTGGGCGCGAAGTCGATGAAGGCGTTGTTGCAGGAGGCGCCGAAGGCGGTCTTGAACGTGCCCTTCTTGATCTCGGAATCGTCGTCGTTGTGGAACGTCCAGCCCGCGAGCTTGTACGTCTTGGGGCAGGGGTGCGAGGCGTCCGGGGTGATCAGCTTCTTCTCGAACAGCATGGTCGAGGTCACGATCTTCATCGTGGAGCCCGGCGCCAGCGAGCCCTGGAAGCCGACGTTGAAGCCGTGCTCGCTGTTGGCGACCGCGAGGATCTCACCGGTGGAGGGCCGCAGGACGACCACCGAGGCGTGCGTCCGCTTGCCGACCTGCGCCTCCGCCTCCGCCTGGAGGGCCGGGTCCAGGGTGGTCCTCACCGTCCCCGGGGTGCCCTGGCTCAGCGTCACCAGCGTCTTGTCGGACAGCTTCGCCCGCTGCGACGCCTTGCCGCGCGCCACGCGCAGCTCCACGCCCGCCGTGCCGCCCGCCTTCTTGCCGTACTTCTCGCGCAGCCCGTCCAGCACGGTGCCGAGCGAGGGGTACCTGGCCGCCGTCACCTCTTTGCCGTCGCGGTCCAGGGCCTTGACGGGCGGGGTGCCGGAGGCGCCGGTGACGAGCGTGTCGCCGTCCCGCAGATCCGGCTGTACGACGGAGGAGTGCCAGTCGACCAGGGGCTTGCCGTCGCTCGCCCGCCGGACGACGGTGAGCGAACTGCCGTACGCCAGCGGCCTGGAGACGCCCTTGTACGCCAGCGTCGCCTTGACGGAGAAGGGCACCTTGGCGCCCGTGGCGGTGCCCGGGGTGAGCGTGACGCCCGCGAGGTGGGCGTCCTTGGTGTAGCCGGTGAGCAGGGTGGTGGCGGCACGGGCGTCGTCGGTCGCGGCCGCGGCGGCGGCGACCCGGCCCTGCTGCCAGGAGGTGAGGAAGGCGGTGGCGGCGGTGTGCACCTCCGCCGCGCTGAGGGGGCCGGTCCTGACCTGCTGGTGGTGCGCGGTGGCGCTCGTCTCGCCGGCCGCCGAACCGCCGTCGTACAGCGCGTACGCGGTGAGTCCGGCGCCGCAGGCGACCAGGGCGACGACTCCGCCTATCACGCCGGGAGGGGCCGTGCGCCGTCCGGCGGCCCGTCTTCTCTTGCCCACAGCCTCTGTTCCTCCACCCTCGCCCAGGGTCCCCCGCGGCCCCTCGACTCCCCAACGACGGCACTCACCTTAAAGTCCTGAGCGGGGCGGGTGACGTCCCCGGTCATTTCGTAGCGCGGTTGCGACAATCGGACCCGCTCGGAGGGCAGTTCAGCCGACCAGCGAGCGGAACCCGCGCGCCGACCTGACCATCAGACCCTTCGCGAGCACCCCGCCGAGGCTCACGCCCACCCCCTTGGCACCGGCCGCGGGCACGACGCCCGCCTGCCGGGCTACACCCAGGTGTCCAGCCACATCCTCGCCCGCCAGCTGTCGATCGGGATCGCCGTGCCGGTGAACAGGGGCCAGAAGTAGATGAAGTTCCAGGCGATCAGCAGGACCAGGACGCCCGCGGAGGTGGCGCCGATCACGCGGCGGGTGTCGCCGGAGCCCGGTGGGCCGATGATCGCGCCGATCATCATGGCCACGGCCAGGCACAGGAACGGCACGAAGACGACCGCGTAGAAGAAGAAGATCGTCCGCTCCTGGTACAGGAACCACGGCAGATAGCCCGCCGCGATCGCGCAGGCGATGGCGCCGGCCCGCCAGTCGCGGCGGAACGCCCAGCGCCACAGGATGTACACGATCGCGAAGCAGGCCGCCCACCACAGCAGCGGCGTGCCGAGCGCCAGCACCTCGCGGGCGCACTTCTGGCCCGCGTCCGACGGGCAGCCGTCGGCGCCGGGGTTGGGCGACTCGTAGAAGTACGACACCGGGCGGCCCAGCACCAGCCAGCTCCACGGGTTGGACTGGTAGGTGTGCGGGGAGTCCAGGTGCAGATGGAACTCGTACACCTCGTGCTCGTAGTGCCACAGGCTGCGCAGCCAGTCAGGCAGGAAGGACCACGTCCCGCCCCGGCCGTCGGTGAGCGCCCAGTTGCGGAAGTAGCCGCCGGTGCCGTCCGTGGGGGAGAGGATCCAGCCCAGCCAGGACAGCAGGTAGACGGCGACGGCCACCGGGACCGTCGCCAGGAAGGTGATGCCGAGGTCGCGCCTCAGGACCGCCAGGCGCGGAGCGCGGGCGCCGGCCACCCGGCGGGCGCCCACGTCCCACAGCACCGCCATCACACAGAACGCGACCAGGATGTACAGGCCGTTCCACTTGGTGCCGATGGCCAGGCCCAGCATCAGCCCGGCCGCCCAGCGCCAGGGGCGCCGGCCGAGCCGGACGGAGTCCGCGATCTCCGCGTCCGGGCGCGCCAGGCCGTCCGGTCCGACGGGCAGCGCGGCGGCCAGTCTCGCCCGTGACCGGTCCCGGTCGATGAGCAGACAGCCGAACGCGGCCACCACGAAGAACATCAGCACGCCGTCGAGCAGCGAGGTGCGGCTCATCACGAAGTGCAGGCCGTCCACCGCGAGCAGGGCGCCCGCCAGGCAGCCCAGGAACGTCGAGCGGAACATCCGGCGCCCGATCCGGCAGATCATCAGCACGCTCAGCGTGCCCAGCAGCGCGGTCATGAACCGCCAGCCGAACGGGTTGAACCCGAACATCAGCTCGCCGAGCCCGATCACGTACTTCCCGACCGGCGGATGCACCACGTACGCCGCGTCCGCCGGGATCGCGAGATGCCCGTGCGTCTGGAGGACCAGGTCGTTGGCGTTCTTGTCCCAGTTGACCTCGAAGCCGCGGTGGACCAGCGCCCACGCGTCCTTGGCGTAGTACGTCTCGTCGAATATCACCGCCCGCGGACTGCCCAGGTTCCAGAACCGCAGCAGGCCCGCGACCAGCGTCACCAGCAGCGGCCCCGCCCAGCCCGACCAGCGGTTGATCCGGTCGGCCAGCACGGGCGGGGCGCCGAGCGCCCGCCACAGCCGGGGGCCGGGCCGCGTGTACGGCGGCACCAGCCGGTCCCGGACGTCGCCCTCGGGCGTGTCCTTCGCCGGCGCGTACCCGAACCGGCGCAGCCGCTGCTGCCACGGCGGCCGCCGGTCGTGCGGCGCCTGGCCCTGGCTCAGTTCCATGGAGGACGCGGTACTGGTCACCGCGCCATCGTAGGGAACGGTGCTGTGCGAGTCCCGCGCATGCGCGGCGCGGGCCGCGAAGCGGTCGTTTTCCTCCGGCTCGCGGACCCCTGCGAGGATGGGGGGCGTGACTGGAACCCTTGTCCTCGCAGGTACCCCCATCGGCGACATCGCGGACGCGCCGCCCCGGCTGGTGCGGGAGCTGGAGACCGCCGACGTCATCGCCGCCGAGGACACCCGGCGGCTGCGCCGGCTCACCCAGGCGCTCGGCGTCACGCCGGGCGGCCGGGTGCTGTCGTACTTCGAGGGCAACGAGTCGGCGCGCACGCCCGAGCTGGTCGAGGAGCTGGCCGGCGGGGCGCGGGTGCTGCTCGTCACGGACGCGGGCATGCCGTCGGTGTCCGACCCCGGGTACCGGCTGGTCGCGGCGGCCGTCGAGCGGGACATCCGGGTCACCGCCGTGCCCGGGCCGTCCGCCGTGCTCACCGCGCTCGCCCTGTCCGGGCTGCCGGTGGACCGGTTCTGCTTCGAGGGCTTCCTGCCGCGCAAGGCGGGCGAGCGGCTCTCCCGGCTGCGCGAGGTCGAGGGCGAGCGGCGCACGCTGGTCTACTTCGAGGCCCCGCACCGCCTGGACGACACCCTCGCCGCGATGGCCGAGGTCTTCGGCGCCGAGCGGCGGGCCGCCGTCTGCCGGGAGCTGACGAAGACGTACGA comes from the Streptomyces sp. SUK 48 genome and includes:
- a CDS encoding penicillin-binding transpeptidase domain-containing protein, which encodes MGKRRRAAGRRTAPPGVIGGVVALVACGAGLTAYALYDGGSAAGETSATAHHQQVRTGPLSAAEVHTAATAFLTSWQQGRVAAAAAATDDARAATTLLTGYTKDAHLAGVTLTPGTATGAKVPFSVKATLAYKGVSRPLAYGSSLTVVRRASDGKPLVDWHSSVVQPDLRDGDTLVTGASGTPPVKALDRDGKEVTAARYPSLGTVLDGLREKYGKKAGGTAGVELRVARGKASQRAKLSDKTLVTLSQGTPGTVRTTLDPALQAEAEAQVGKRTHASVVVLRPSTGEILAVANSEHGFNVGFQGSLAPGSTMKIVTSTMLFEKKLITPDASHPCPKTYKLAGWTFHNDDDSEIKKGTFKTAFGASCNNAFIDFAPKLSHSDLTEEAQQVYGLGMDNWAIGVPSFDGSVPVQSGAQMGASLIGQGGVRMNPLNMASVAATVRSGRFRQPYLVSPEVDHRTLATAARTMSAKTQSQLKEVMKFTADYGTAAKAMAGLGPDYGAKTGSAEVDGQKKPNGWFTAYRGDLVAAGVVQAGGHGGDTAGPIVADLLRKGG
- a CDS encoding phospholipid carrier-dependent glycosyltransferase, whose product is MTSTASSMELSQGQAPHDRRPPWQQRLRRFGYAPAKDTPEGDVRDRLVPPYTRPGPRLWRALGAPPVLADRINRWSGWAGPLLVTLVAGLLRFWNLGSPRAVIFDETYYAKDAWALVHRGFEVNWDKNANDLVLQTHGHLAIPADAAYVVHPPVGKYVIGLGELMFGFNPFGWRFMTALLGTLSVLMICRIGRRMFRSTFLGCLAGALLAVDGLHFVMSRTSLLDGVLMFFVVAAFGCLLIDRDRSRARLAAALPVGPDGLARPDAEIADSVRLGRRPWRWAAGLMLGLAIGTKWNGLYILVAFCVMAVLWDVGARRVAGARAPRLAVLRRDLGITFLATVPVAVAVYLLSWLGWILSPTDGTGGYFRNWALTDGRGGTWSFLPDWLRSLWHYEHEVYEFHLHLDSPHTYQSNPWSWLVLGRPVSYFYESPNPGADGCPSDAGQKCAREVLALGTPLLWWAACFAIVYILWRWAFRRDWRAGAIACAIAAGYLPWFLYQERTIFFFYAVVFVPFLCLAVAMMIGAIIGPPGSGDTRRVIGATSAGVLVLLIAWNFIYFWPLFTGTAIPIDSWRARMWLDTWV
- a CDS encoding SsgA family sporulation/cell division regulator, with the protein product MSVIEQYARAHVVTDDVDPGAVPVRLRYDPEDDPRSVRIDLPGTHEWTFSRALLERGLRAPAESGSVRVWPCGRVQAVVEFHSDQGVDVLQFDSKALIRFLRRTYTAVPVHN
- the rsmI gene encoding 16S rRNA (cytidine(1402)-2'-O)-methyltransferase encodes the protein MTGTLVLAGTPIGDIADAPPRLVRELETADVIAAEDTRRLRRLTQALGVTPGGRVLSYFEGNESARTPELVEELAGGARVLLVTDAGMPSVSDPGYRLVAAAVERDIRVTAVPGPSAVLTALALSGLPVDRFCFEGFLPRKAGERLSRLREVEGERRTLVYFEAPHRLDDTLAAMAEVFGAERRAAVCRELTKTYEEVRRGPLAELASWAAEGVRGEITVVVEGAPESGPEELDAAELVRRVRVREEAGERRKEAIAAVAVAAGLPKRVVFDAVVAAKRADQ